The Urbifossiella limnaea genome has a window encoding:
- a CDS encoding universal stress protein: MFALRNILHPTDFSEASQSAFEVASALAHDYDAELLVCYVEPWPAAAVIEGVALDLPQGSFDAELARLECVGADDPTLRITRRALRGEPSAEIIKAAGESAVDLIVMGTHGRGGLARLALGSVAETVLRQAPCPVLTVRAAGHPAPAKPASATCSR; the protein is encoded by the coding sequence ATGTTCGCGCTCCGCAACATCCTCCACCCGACCGACTTCTCCGAGGCGTCGCAGTCCGCCTTCGAGGTCGCTTCCGCCCTCGCCCACGACTACGACGCGGAACTGCTGGTCTGCTACGTCGAGCCGTGGCCGGCCGCCGCGGTCATCGAGGGGGTCGCCCTCGACCTGCCGCAGGGGAGCTTCGACGCCGAGCTCGCCCGGCTGGAGTGCGTCGGGGCCGACGACCCCACGCTCCGGATCACCCGACGGGCTCTCCGGGGTGAGCCGTCGGCCGAGATCATCAAGGCGGCCGGCGAGTCCGCCGTCGACCTGATCGTGATGGGGACGCACGGGCGCGGCGGGTTGGCGCGCCTGGCTCTCGGGAGCGTCGCGGAGACGGTCCTGCGTCAGGCTCCCTGCCCCGTGCTCACGGTCCGTGCGGCCGGCCACCCGGCGCCCGCGAAGCCCGCCTCCGCGACGTGTAGCCGGTGA
- a CDS encoding potassium channel family protein, translating to MPPRGLRHLLRLPNRLYRRLLPRRLRRLVLLPLAIAATGTVAYPVIEGPPWTLFDGLYMTVITLTTVGYGEIPTPLSRGGRVFTMALALGGIFVLFYIATDVIRSMLTGELRELLGRERMSDRLKHLRGHLIVCGYGRMGRIVCDELERLGQAFVVVDTGTPPAEEAYRHGLRLQGNATDDEVLRRAGIEHARALITVVGSDAENLYIALSARLLNPTLVLVARAEDEGAEAKLKRVGVNRVVSPYLTGGHRAVQAVLKPTVLQVLDAAARGAFSDLQAVELRVAAGSRLAGVTLHQSRLAPDYEVTVVGVLRPNGDAVNAPTGDTVIEPGAVLVAFGTREALDRVAGLAAAP from the coding sequence GTGCCGCCGCGCGGCCTCCGCCACCTGCTGAGACTGCCGAATCGGCTGTACCGGCGGCTCCTGCCGCGACGGCTCCGTCGGCTCGTCCTGCTGCCGCTGGCCATCGCCGCCACCGGGACCGTCGCCTACCCGGTCATCGAGGGGCCGCCGTGGACCCTGTTCGACGGCCTGTACATGACCGTCATCACGCTCACCACGGTCGGGTACGGGGAAATCCCCACCCCGCTGTCCCGCGGCGGCCGGGTGTTCACGATGGCCCTCGCCCTGGGCGGCATCTTCGTCCTCTTTTACATCGCCACCGACGTCATCCGGAGCATGCTCACCGGCGAGCTCCGCGAACTCCTCGGGAGGGAGCGAATGAGCGACCGGCTGAAGCACCTCCGGGGGCACCTGATCGTCTGCGGGTACGGCCGGATGGGGCGGATCGTGTGCGACGAGCTGGAGCGGCTCGGGCAGGCGTTCGTCGTGGTCGACACCGGCACCCCGCCGGCCGAGGAGGCGTACCGGCACGGGCTCCGGCTCCAGGGCAACGCGACCGACGACGAGGTGCTGCGGCGGGCCGGGATCGAGCACGCCCGGGCGCTCATCACGGTCGTCGGGTCGGACGCCGAGAACCTGTACATCGCCCTCAGCGCCCGGCTGCTGAACCCGACGCTGGTGCTGGTCGCCCGGGCCGAGGACGAGGGGGCGGAGGCGAAGCTGAAGCGGGTGGGCGTGAACCGGGTCGTGTCCCCGTACCTGACCGGCGGCCACCGGGCCGTGCAGGCGGTCCTCAAGCCGACCGTCCTCCAGGTGCTCGACGCCGCCGCCCGCGGGGCGTTCAGCGACCTGCAGGCGGTCGAGCTGCGGGTCGCGGCCGGCAGCCGGCTCGCCGGCGTCACCCTGCACCAGTCCCGCCTCGCGCCCGACTACGAGGTGACCGTGGTCGGCGTCCTCCGCCCGAACGGGGACGCGGTGAACGCCCCGACCGGCGACACCGTCATCGAGCCGGGGGCGGTCCTGGTGGCCTTCGGCACGCGCGAGGCGCTGGACCGCGTCGCGGGGCTGGCCGCGGCGCCGTGA